One Vicia villosa cultivar HV-30 ecotype Madison, WI linkage group LG5, Vvil1.0, whole genome shotgun sequence genomic window, TTGCTGTCGAAGGCAGTTAATCTTTTCCATTTCCATTTCCTCTCACCAAAAAAACACCTTTTCATTCTTCTCCAATGGCGTCTGGTAACtaactctcttcttcttcttcatgtcaTATAAttcctattttaattttcaattttcagtTTTCAATTTTGGTTCAATTTGAAATTTGCAGGCATGGATGAGCGTGAAGTTCAGAAATCGTACTGGATTCAGCATTGTGCCGATCTCTCCGTTGAGGCAATGATGCTTGATTCCAAAGCTTCCGATCTCGATAAGGAAGAAAGACCTGAGGTACTTTTTCAGATTTATTTACGCTTTTTCATTTGTAATTGAATTGAATACGAATCTATATATCTTGTGCTGATTGGATCTTTGAATTGCAGCATTTTTATGCTCCATACTTTATTCTGGTGGATAATTATGGCTATAAATAATTTTACTTGTTTAAACTATGTAATCTGGTACACTCTAATTGTTTGATCTGCGTTGTTACTTTGCAGCGATGTTTTATTGGTAGGGTGTAACACTTTAAATTGTTATGAAAAGTTTTGTATTGAATGTgacttttattgatctaaatgctTAAGTTTTTTTGCCTATTCATCATGTTTGATCACACTTGCAAAACATGTGTTTTACTTTGATTGTGGATGTATAACATGATCTACAACAATCCTACAATTTAGTAACAGATTTTGTGTGAAAGTTAATCAATGGCATATGTGTGGTTTTAATTTACGTCTATGTCAATTCACATGCATACTCATcacaaatttgaaaaatattcaGTTATGGTTTTCCCTTAAGTTAGTTGATATTAGGTTTGCCACGGAAGATATGTTATGGTTGTTTGTGCAGTTAGTCAAGTATTGTTTTGAACCCAGAGAGTAATTTGAAATAGTATTTTATTCTATGGTCACTCGTCATTGCagtacttatttttttcttttcacacaCCTCTTTCACTACTTGAAATATTAAGGAATTTCACCCAATAATGTGCTGATTTGATTCATAATTTAATCAAAATCACAAGTATGACAACTGGAAAAAGAAAGAATTTACTTCAACCAAGAtgcatcaaatttcactcattttaGTAGAGACCTGTGGATTCCTTTATGTTCCCTTTTATTATCCCTTTCTGGGTTACATATTTTGTAAAGTCAGATTGTGCTTTTGTGCTCATCTGTTTTATTTACACAGGTACTTTCCCTACTTCCATCATTTGAAGGAAAATCAGTTATTGAGCTTGGAGCTGGTATTGGAAGATTTACTGGAGAGTTGGCCCAGAAAGCTGGTCAATTGGTTGCTGTAGACTTCATTGAGAGTGCAATAAAGAAGGTCATTGCATTGTCTTACCATTTTGAGAAATGATATGTTTGATGCAtgcagacacacacacacacacacacacacactcacaaACATAACACACTCACTGTGAAGTAACCTGAATCACTTATAATGTTCTGCAGAATGAAAGCATCAATGGACACTACAAAAATGTCAAGTTTTTGTGTGCCGATGTCACATCTCCAAACATGCCTATTTCTGAAGGATCTGTTGATGTGATTTTCTCAAATTGGTTACTAATGTATCTTTCAGATAATGAGGtcagttttgtttattttagagCTCACATACAAAGTTTccataattttattttcaattaaggCATTTTGAAGTCAACAGGATGTATGAACTGATGAGTAAGTAATGGCTCATGGTTTCAACTTACAGTAAGCATGCTGTAAATATAAAGTCAACTCCGGTGTTTTTCTATGTATCTTTTATTGGTGCCTTGTTGTTTTTGTGAATTCAAAAACTTCTAAGCAAGAATAAATTTTAATTTCCGTTACACAGAAATATTCTAGTGTCATCAGGGAATTTGTTTGATATCAATTATTGGGGAATACTGTGTAGTATTTCCTCTACTCTTTGTTAAGGCTTTGGGTGGTACTGATAAAAAACACAAACTATCTGTTGATGATCATGCTTTTGATTTGGAAAACAGAATTTTCATTTAAAGAATCATGACTTTTGTGGCATCATATAACTAATCTTTTATCTTTCCCTTTGTGCTCCAGGTTGAGAAATTGGCAGAAAGGATGATGAAATGGTTAAAAGATGATGGATTTATATTCTTTCGTGAATCTTGTTTCCATCAATCTGGAGATTCAAAGAGAAATTACAATCCTACTCACTACAGGGAACCCAGATTTTACACAAAGGTTTGTTTTATGTAGTTACCTCTTACCTCTAGTCTGCACCAGATTAATGTTTGATTGAAAAGAGATTGACATCAACTCTGGGCTCAATGTAGTATAAGATTTCTATTTTTGGGGATAGAACCTTTCAATTAAGTAAAGAAGCTTCAAAACATTTTTGACCCATACTAATAGGAATGTTTTGTGATGGTTAAGATGGGCCAAAGGTCACAAGTTCCTCACCCGAATTTTACAGTTGGTGTCTCGTATTATAGTTTTTTCAGATTTATTTTGAATGTGTGTTTGAAGTTGAGTATTCATTGGATGCCCTCTCATTTGTTCATGCAGCTATTTAAAGAATGCCAGATGAGTGATAGTTCTGGGAATTCCTTTGAACTTTCTCTTGTGGGTTGTAAATGCATTGGAGCTTATGTTAGAAACAAGAAGAATCAAAACCAAGTAATAAAACATGATTTCCAATTTCACCTAATTATTATCGTGAATTGACTGATGCTTACATGTCAATAATATTTCCATGGTGCAGATTTGCTGGTTATGGCAGAAAGTTAGATCACATGATGATAGAGGGTTCCAGAAGTTCTTAGACAGAGTTGAATATAGCGAGAAGAGTATTTTACGATATGAGCATATTTATGGACGAGGCTTTATAAGCGCCGGAGGACTAGGTATGCCTTCGTATTTTCCTTTCTGTACTTCAAATTGACATGGAAGGATGGTCTTCCTTGACACTCTCCTTATCATTTACCCTGTCTAATGAAAACTATACTAACTGGCTGACTTGCTGTTAAGTGATTTGCTTTATGAGTACACAAGGTCTTATGACACCTCCTTTGCCTAAGAACCCAGCAATTGTAGATTCATGTGACAATGCATGGTTGCAAGAGAAATAATTGGCCGATATTTTCCACCTTTTTGTTCGGAATTTGTAGCTTCTTTGGTATATTATCATTCTGATTTTGGTAAATTTAGTACACATTGTCATTCGCATGCAATTTAGCATTCCATTATTATTCTTTCAAAAATTATACTAATATAATTTATATCTTATCTAAAATTTTGAGAAATGCGTAATTGTACCTCTTTGTTAATCTTCAAGTATAAATGCTGTTgcgatacttttttttttaaattcaattgttttttaagttattttacatgtcatatttttatttatttctagtaTATAGTCAGATTAAAAATGCCTTTTGACATTGATATGGCTGTTGGTTAGATAATTTTTAGTTCTTATAAATGATTAattatatttacttatttcatgTTACTGGAAATTGTGTatgcttattttaaaatatattgattgATTGGTTATTTTTCAGGTAGAAGCGCATGATAAGAAATAATAATGTTCTATATTCAATATGTTTACCTTTTGAAATGCCTGATTTTTATGCTTATTATTTAAGAattgaacatgagaacaaatattctttgaagataagaaagaaacctaacaaaattttcatatatatcTGTAGAACATGGCTTCTAATAGCCTGAACAAGAATATCATAATTTTTTTGGCCACTCCAAAAATTATGTCAAGATTCACTACTCTTTTTCACTTAATATCTCATAATGCTGTACCTTTTTGTCATGGGTTTAATTATGATATGTTGTTCTTAGACTGCTGAATGTATGATGCCGCactttttcttgttcttttttcATCTAAAGTATAGAATCTCAAAGGTTAAGTTCTTCCGTTTCAACATTTTGTTTGTGTTTATAACCATTAGTTGCTGGATGGTTTGGGCAGAAACAACAAAGGAATTTGTAGCAAAGCTGGGATTAAAGGCTGGCCAGAAAGTACTGGATGTTGGTTGTGGTGTTGGTGGAGGCGAtttttacatggctgaaaaattTGATGTTGAGGTTGTTGGTGTTGACCTCTCCATAAATATGATTTCCCGTGCCATTGAACGTGCCATCGGACTGAAATACAATGTTGAATTTGATTGTGCTGATTGCTCTAAAAAAACATATCCCGAGAAGACATTTGATGTAATCTACACTCGTGATGCTATGTTACACATCAAAGTAAGGAATTTTCTTTTTCGCCCTTAATTAAATTGTTAATTTAGTAGAGCTAAGCTTTAGATCATTAAATATATAGATAGCTTTCCCGTCATAGCCATAGGCGTATGTCACTGTAAGCATCTTGGTAATATATTTAAAGCACTGGATACCTTTACTCCATGACCATTGCTTGTAATAAAAGAATTCCTAAAGTCATGGGTGAAAGTGATTTCGCAGTGGCCATCCATGCTATTACTCATGAATGTCATTCCTTCTCCGTTCTTACCCTTGCAAGCTAACAAAGCACTGGTCTCTTTGGTTTTCCATTAATAAAAAGAATAATGGATTTTAATTGCGATCAATCATTTTAGTTGGCTAAAGCAATGCTTTTTTTGTCTATAATCTAGTTCattcaatataaatattttatttgatattctCATAAATCTTGAAATTTGTTTTCTGCAACTTACTCTGGATTAATGCAGGACAAACCCACATTATTTAGATCATTTTACAAGTGGTTGAAACCTGGAGGTCAACTTCTAATTACTGATTACTGCAAAAGTGCTGGAAGTCCATCATCAGATTTTGCCGAGTACATTAAGGAAGGAGGATATCATCTCTATGACTTGGAAGAATATGAGCAGGTCCGTTCATTGCCTGATTCTCTTTCACCCATTTGGTTTCAGCGGACACCACTtgagtttgtttttcttttgcatGACAATCTGTGTTCTAAACCATCTGCAGATGCTAAAGAACGCCGGATTTGATGTCATTGCTGAGGATCGAACTGATCAGGTTTTTTTGACTCTATGGTCTAGTTTGCTTGGCATTTCCATTCTTTAGTCCTCCTAAAGCTATAATAATAACTTTATTTTTACTTGTGGGGTTTAGTTCGTGAGAACACTACGACAGGAGCTACTTGCTCTCGAGAGCCAGAAGGACGAATTTATCCGTGACTTCAGTGATGTAAGTTTCTCTGACGACTTTTGTGATACTATATTTTGAGGTATGTGTGTTGTGTTCCCTTAACTTAAAAGCTTTAATTGCTTTTTCAGGATGACTACAATGCAATTGTGGACAGATGGAAGGCAAAGCAGATCAGAGGTGAACGCGGGGAGCAAAAGTGGGGCTTGTTCATCGCCAAGAAAATATGATTCGCTTTATTATCACATCATATATCCTGTTCTAGTTCTAGTTATATTTCAATCCTAAGTAGTTTTTTCGAATAATGGtttgaatatttataattatgaGAGTCGTTCAAAATCGGTGGTCTATCCATAGATTTTAGTTGTATCTCAAAGTAGGTCTAGCCTCGTCGGTAGCTGATTGGTGCTATATGTGGGATTCTAGAAATATTGTTGAAACTGAGCATGAGGCACAATGTTTTCCCATTAATGTTCTTGATTAATCTAAACTTTGTTTCTTACACGAGTTTTTGATACATTGATGCATTATATTGATAAAGTAGAATTGTGATTCATGTTTTGTTCACCAACATAACCACATAACCACAAGTTGGTCTTGATATACTTGAATCCATCGGAGTTGAAATTGGTACATCATGTTTTGATAGGTGTGTTGTTAGATTAACTGATACATACAGTTGTGTCCACCTACTCAAATCCAAATTCCGCTCCAAGCCTCTGTTTCCCAACGATCTTCACTCAACCATACTGGTACCTTGTTCGAGCTCTTGGTCTATCTAAAGGAACATAAACTCCCAACTTAGTCCATAGCAACCTTCACTAAGTTTTGACGAAGATTTCAATGGAGAAAAAACCTTTTTCTTGTATATCTTGCTTGATTGCCAACCTCAACTACACCACACAATTTGATTCTTGATTTGCAACTCAAAAACTTCATAAACATCAACAACGAATGAATTTCATTTACGATAAATCTCACATTCCCTTATAGTTGAGAAGTAACCCAAACATAATAATCTTGCTAAAGATTGATGAATTCAAATACAATCGAAAATTGTAAAAAGTGTTGTTTGAAAGTTGGTTCCAAGGTTTTTGAAAATCTTTCAAAGTTATGATTCATCATTTTTTGGTAGAGAGAAAGAATTTGATTTATATATTCGCTAAAGAGTAAGCACTAAAAATGAGTAAGAAGACCCACATGATTCAAGTAAAAAAACAAAGATGATGACTCGAGTAATTGGATGAATGATTTGAATCAAGAACTTAAATACTCAAAACGTGCACAGTTAATTCGAGTCAAGAAATCATATGATTCGAATCTTCTTGAcaaaaccaaaattcaaaaattaattcaaatttgAATTGAATAAGTCATATGagtgattcaaatcaaaatcattattgaTTTGTGTCAAGAAAATTAGTGATTTAAATTGTTTTGGCAGAGGCAAAATTTGAATTATGCCATGATTCAAATCATGCATAACCTTGATTTGAATCACAtttcttacatttgattttttttaaaagaaaaatgaagtttaTGATTGAATCAAAAGCTAGAATGATAGGAATTATGCATTCATTTTTTTCTTGACCCAAGTTTTTGAATAATTGACTTGAACCATTTTGCAATGACACGAGACACAAGATTTTGACTTATGCATGCAAAAACGATTTAGCAAAAAAATGCTCAATTATAAGAGATGTACAATAATTTAACTGAGAGATACTCAATGACTAAAATGGTAAAGTAAATGATAATAAACAAGACAAACAACAACATTAAAACTCTAGAAGAGCATATTAAATTCAGTCTCTCATTTTTTAATGCTGGGCAACTTGCAAAACTTGCATTCCTGAGTTGACTTGAGCATTAAACAAAGTGTGATAAAGGATTTCCTTCATGCCCCCTAAAATATTATACCATaccattattttataaaatatcatAAATCAATATACTAGACTCAATACAGACAAGTTCAAAAGGAAATTAATGCTAAGGAAGTAACTAACAATCATAAAGCATAATctagaaagaaaaaaagttaaaCAATGTCTAAAGAAATTAGAATATTATATCATAAATCAAATAAGCTTACTAGACATGTCAAATGCCTAACAATCACATGAATATTTATCGCACTAAAACACTATGATTAAAACATGCAAAACTATATGGAAGAGGTTGTTGCTTTATGTTACTGAAGTGGTTCGTCTCCATCCTAATCTTTTCAGTGGGGTGAGATAATAATTTCAGTGGATTCTCCTACCTTATGAGTCCACTCAGCTCTAATGGATTCACTACTACGAAAATTACATTTAATCAAAGTTGTATGAAGGATATTACCACAAGTGGACGACCGTGATAATGAACAGTGTGATAATAAGTACGCTCTTTACCACCACAAACATGAACCCGTGGTAAAACAAAGTAGCATTTCACTTATCACCGCGATTTCTTATGATAATTGTAGTAAAAACTAGAGGTTAGAGGTTCGATTCCCAGGACATCAtgtcattttgtttttttttttaacttttcacCACAATTCTTCTTTCCAACGTAGTGAAAGACTAATCGCACAACATTTCACTATAGTTTTATCTTTCAACTGTGGTGCTATGTTCTTTTGAGTTTATTATAACATATGTGGAATGCTTATTTCACAAACTACTCAAAGGGTGAAGCTTACAAACGATTAAAAGTATTATATTTGCACTCCTTATTCATAATTTTGATCAAACAAAACTAATGCAAATGTTTTGCAATGACCTTTAATGGAGGACCAATCAATCGATAGATACATGTGatggtggctcaactaattttatAACAGTCTCTGGTATCATAAAGATCATAGAAGTCATCActgtaaataaaaatttaaagctgtataaaatatataataccgACAAAGGAAAAGTGATTGATTTGATATCTAACATCTTTTAGTTAGAAGATCGGGTTGCACCTGGAGTTGAAAGAAGATTGAAAACACTAAACTTAGGAAATGCTCAGGTAGAGCAAGTCCATCAAAGTAACAATGTAGAATGTGATTTGTGTAGAGGTCCTTATTTCTCCACGTATTATGAAGTACATGTCATCAAAGAAAATTAGGTGGAGTTGATGAAATTTATCAACTATCAGAACAACCATCAACAAAATAACCCTTATTTAAAAACTTACAATCCATGATGGAGAAATCATCCAAATTTCTTATAGAAAGACCAACAAGGTGGACCTTTAAAACAACACTAGTAAAAGAAACCTTACTagtaaaaataacaacaaaataaacaacCAGCTCATCAAACCCAATAGCCAAGGAAAGCAGATTgggaaataaagataaaaaaaattggaagctCAAAATGCTCAGTTTCAAGCATAAtcaataaatgataaaaaaaacgcATTACCATCTAAAATCTTGAGATCTAGGCGGGAAAAATTATCTCAATAACTCTCACAACAAGGTCAATATATTTTTCCTAGGACAACAATTACCAACCCCAAAGAACATAAGAATATCAGTATTGTAATGACAAGAAGTTAAATGATTATTGAAAATGAATAGGAGAAGACAACAAATGGAAAGCCATTGGTATAAGTACATATGAAAGTGAATGCGAATAAAGAAGCAAGAAAAGAGGTTAAGAGTCTAGAAGAGTCAATTTAATAACAAAATAAGAATCGAACTAAACTAGTGATAAGACTACCTTATCCCAtaaggttgaagaagaaagatcaaaacaAGAATTTTTTTGAGCAATTTCTTGAAATGATCAAAAAGCTAGAGATCAACATTCTTTTCTCTAAAGAATTAGAGAAAATGCCAATCTATGCCAAGTTTATGAAAGTTATAATTTCCTAGAAGAAAATCGTGGATAATAAGCTAGTGATTTTCACCTATACATGTATTTTTATcttacaaagtttgaaaattccTATCAAATGCAAAGATGGTAGATTAGTTACCATTCCATATACTATTGGGgacaaaactttcaagaagactTTGATTTACTTGGGAGCTAGTGTAGGTCTGGTGCTAGACTCTCTATACCAAAAGCTTAGCATTGGAACAGTTTAAGACACCTTAATGATGCTAAAGTTTATAGATCATTCAATTAAGCGACCATATGGGATAGTAAAAGATGTTCTCGTGAAGATAGACAAGTTTGTCTTTCTAGTAGTTGGAAGGCTAGTTTTAGAGACAAGAAGGTGCGTGATTGACTTGGAAGGAGGTACACTAATGCTAAAAGTGTATGACAAAAAATTTAACCTAAATGTGCACAATACAATGAATCACCAAGAAGACACTGAAGCATGTTGCAACACATGTATCCTTGATACCATAATCCAAGAAGCTATAGAAAATCAATTGTTAAAGGAACATTAATGTGCACAATGGAAAAAAGGAAAGACTAGATAAACACGTTTTGGAACAATATTTCGCAACAAATGCACATGTTCAATGGGTTAAAGCGATTCTCAACCTTTTAATAGTCATTTTTTTAGGGATAATTGacatttaccccctgccatataggcgaggttCGGAATACcccctattaattattttttttttttggattacccccctgtatttttagggtaccccctaagcgtgtaaaaaacagtAAAAATCCAGGGGgataaatcaaaaaaacaagtttacaggGGGGTTCTAGGGGGGTAAATcatagaacttttcatatttcaagggagttatccaaaaaaaattttaatagggGGTAATCCGaacctcgcctatatggcagggggtaaatgtCAATTATCCCTTTTTTTAATCATGCGTTGGTTCactttgaatttaatttttatttttaaaataattctttTGTCAAATATTGACAGGCCTCTTACCATATGGAACATAACttcattgattttaatttttatttgcaatttatataatattatggaaacaaaaactttcaaatatGGTGAAAATATTGCAAAAACATCATGATGTAAAATCGATTGAAAGTAGAGTTACGAATCTTCCTAAAAATTCGCCACGTTCCTTTTTTGGACCATTATTTTGTTGTGATATAATCCAACTTCTATAGTCCAAGCCCAAGTTAGTTAGGGTTTAGGATTTGTTACCTAATATACAAGTTAGTTAGTTGTATATAACTAGACATCATATAATTCAGTTTTTATCATTCAATAATAAATCCTATTTTTTAATACTTCTCTCTCATTCTTTCTCTCCTCACAAAAATGcctcacgcactaacaaattggtatctagagctccggttaggTGCTTGATTGCATTTTCAAGAATCACACGTCGATGACCGTGTTTCTAGGATATTGGATTGTTAATCAGTAGCTGCAAAGGTGAATGGTACTAATGGCATTCCAAATTCTCTTTTAATTCTTGACAGGAAAAATTGGAACCGACGGAGCAAGCAAATAAATTCCTTGATCAATTTTCATGAAATGCAACTGGCATGCATAAAATTACAcacaagaagatgaagaagaaagattGCAAGACTACGTATTGCATTAAATTGACAGCAGATTCAGAGAATTTCAACAAGATCTGTCATGTTGAATCGGAGAAGAAGGCGTGAGATATTCTTGTCAAGTACTATATGAAGAAGGTGAGAAAGTCAAAGTCGTTAAATTACAGACTTTGTGATGACAATATGAATTGTTGCAGATGAGAGAAGATGAGTGCGGGCTATGTGTCGAAGGTGTAGAATCTTGTCGATCTCATGAAGGGTTGTGGTTAAACCCTAActgataagatgatagttgaAAAGGGCCCCGCGGATTTAGGTCTGTTTGCCATccctattaaatatttaaattttattcgaaaaaacctaattaaataataataaaaataataaatcttaaataaattaaatatatatacttATACTAGTAAAAATCATTACTAATAATTTATTATGAGTAATGTCATGCagataaatatttttaagtttatgGTTAACTTGCTGGTAACTCCATATATTtatttcaattcagttattttacGAATACGAACTTTATTcccaaaagaatatatatatatatatatatatatatatatatatatatatatatatatatatatatatatatatatatatatatatatatatatatatatatatatatattcattttataaattttaatttaatttaattgtacctCAACATACTTAATAGTTAATATCATGCTATTACTATTAATAGAGATAtcttaacaaattaaatttattttattattaaaatcaacctaattaattattatttaaaaaaatatataagatcAAAATATCCTAGATGGATAGAGTGGAAGTTCAGTCTGTTTAGTTTGTAaaactattttctatttttattttttcaaatttatgttACTTTGAATTATTGATAATGAGATGACAAATTATTCAAACGagcaataatttttatttttttaaaacaataaaagtatttaaaaatatatgtttttataatttttaaaaatcatCCATAATgcatttcatattttttatcgcaattatttacttaaaaatttatcattttttatcaaCAAATTTAAaacgaatatatatttaaaagaaaaatattttcacaaataaacaaatactaAGTTTGACTTGGTGTGCAAATTGCAATATGAGAACATTTTAAGTTTGAAATCTAACAAGATAATAACCATAGCTTTTTTATAAAATCAACTACTCCACTAGGTACTAGCATGATTATACATTTTTCACTAAACAAGAACAATTTATTTAAAGAAGAAAACTAAAACTAATTGGTTGGTTCCTATTATTCTTAAATAGTAATAATGGTGATGTTTTTTCTTTCTCTTGGTCTAAGCTAGAAGCCTCAATTAAGCAATTCCTTGCATGAATGCCAAATGTAATCTTCATTTTGATATCCATTCATAGCCCCAACAAGATGTAATAAACCAACGTTATGGGCAATGCAATCAACATCCCAAAAATTACCCTGCATTTAATTCAACCATCTCAATTCATTAGCATTCAATGAAGAAACCTATTCAATTGATAGAGAAAAAAA contains:
- the LOC131603952 gene encoding phosphomethylethanolamine N-methyltransferase-like; its protein translation is MASGMDEREVQKSYWIQHCADLSVEAMMLDSKASDLDKEERPEVLSLLPSFEGKSVIELGAGIGRFTGELAQKAGQLVAVDFIESAIKKNESINGHYKNVKFLCADVTSPNMPISEGSVDVIFSNWLLMYLSDNEVEKLAERMMKWLKDDGFIFFRESCFHQSGDSKRNYNPTHYREPRFYTKLFKECQMSDSSGNSFELSLVGCKCIGAYVRNKKNQNQICWLWQKVRSHDDRGFQKFLDRVEYSEKSILRYEHIYGRGFISAGGLETTKEFVAKLGLKAGQKVLDVGCGVGGGDFYMAEKFDVEVVGVDLSINMISRAIERAIGLKYNVEFDCADCSKKTYPEKTFDVIYTRDAMLHIKDKPTLFRSFYKWLKPGGQLLITDYCKSAGSPSSDFAEYIKEGGYHLYDLEEYEQMLKNAGFDVIAEDRTDQFVRTLRQELLALESQKDEFIRDFSDDDYNAIVDRWKAKQIRGERGEQKWGLFIAKKI